One stretch of Vulpes lagopus strain Blue_001 chromosome 12, ASM1834538v1, whole genome shotgun sequence DNA includes these proteins:
- the LOC121473602 gene encoding keratin-associated protein 4-3-like isoform X2: protein MVNSCCGSVCSEQGCGQETCCRPTCCQTTCCRTTCCRPSCCVPSCCISSCCRPTCCQTTCCRTTCCRPSCCVSSCCRPSCSSSSCCGSSCCRPSCCISSCCRPSCSSSSCCGSSCCRPSCCVSSCCRPTCCQTTCCRTTCCRPSCCVSSCCRPSCCGSSGCGSSCCRPSCCISSCCRPTCCQTTCCRTTCCRPSCSVSSCCRPSCC from the exons ATGGTCAACTCCTGTTGTGGCTCCGTCTGCTCTGAGCAGGGCTGTGGCCAGGAGACCTGCTGCCGCCCCACCTGCTGCCAGACCACCTGCTGCAGGACCACCTGCTGCCGGCCCAGCTGCTGTGT GCCCAGCTGCTGCATCTCTAGCTGCTGCCGCCCCACCTGCTGCCAGACCACCTGCTGCAGGACCACCTGCTGCCGCCCCAGCTGCTGTGTGTCCAGCTGCTGCCGCCCCTCCTGCTCTAGTTCCAGCTgctgtggctccagctgctgcCGCCCCTCCTGCTGCATCTCTAGCTGCTGCCGCCCCTCCTGCTCTAGTTCCAGCTGCTGTGGCTCTAGCTGCTGCAGGCCCAGCTGCTGTGTGTCCAGCTGCTGCCGCCCCACCTGCTGCCAGACCACCTGCTGCAGGACCACCTGCTGCCGCCCCAGCTGCTGTGTGTCCAGCTGCTGCCGCCCCTCCTGCTGTGGTTCCAGTGGCTGTGGCTCCAGCTGTTGCAGGCCCAGCTGCTGCATCTCTAGCTGCTGCCGCCCCACCTGCTGCCAGACCACCTGCTGCAGGACCACCTGCTGCCGCCCCAGCTGCTCTGTGTCCAGCTGCTGTCGCCCCAGCTGTTGCTAG
- the LOC121473602 gene encoding keratin-associated protein 4-2-like isoform X6, giving the protein MVNSCCGSVCSEQGCGQGCCRPSCCISSCCRPTCCQTTCCRTTCCRPSCCVSSCCRPSCSSSSCCGSSCCRPSCCISSCCRPSCSSSSCCGSSCCRPSCCVSSCCRPTCCQTTCCRTTCCRPSCCVSSCCRPSCCGSSGCGSSCCRPSCCISSCCRPTCCQTTCCRTTCCRPSCSVSSCCRPSCC; this is encoded by the exons ATGGTCAACTCCTGTTGTGGCTCCGTCTGCTCTGAGCAGGGCTGTGGCCAGG gctgctgcAGGCCCAGCTGCTGCATCTCTAGCTGCTGCCGCCCCACCTGCTGCCAGACCACCTGCTGCAGGACCACCTGCTGCCGCCCCAGCTGCTGTGTGTCCAGCTGCTGCCGCCCCTCCTGCTCTAGTTCCAGCTgctgtggctccagctgctgcCGCCCCTCCTGCTGCATCTCTAGCTGCTGCCGCCCCTCCTGCTCTAGTTCCAGCTGCTGTGGCTCTAGCTGCTGCAGGCCCAGCTGCTGTGTGTCCAGCTGCTGCCGCCCCACCTGCTGCCAGACCACCTGCTGCAGGACCACCTGCTGCCGCCCCAGCTGCTGTGTGTCCAGCTGCTGCCGCCCCTCCTGCTGTGGTTCCAGTGGCTGTGGCTCCAGCTGTTGCAGGCCCAGCTGCTGCATCTCTAGCTGCTGCCGCCCCACCTGCTGCCAGACCACCTGCTGCAGGACCACCTGCTGCCGCCCCAGCTGCTCTGTGTCCAGCTGCTGTCGCCCCAGCTGTTGCTAG
- the LOC121473602 gene encoding keratin-associated protein 4-4-like isoform X4, with the protein MVNSCCGSVCSEQGCGQETCCRPTCCQTTCCRTTCCRPSCCVCCRPTCCQTTCCRTTCCRPSCCVSSCCRPSCSSSSCCGSSCCRPSCCISSCCRPSCSSSSCCGSSCCRPSCCVSSCCRPTCCQTTCCRTTCCRPSCCVSSCCRPSCCGSSGCGSSCCRPSCCISSCCRPTCCQTTCCRTTCCRPSCSVSSCCRPSCC; encoded by the exons ATGGTCAACTCCTGTTGTGGCTCCGTCTGCTCTGAGCAGGGCTGTGGCCAGGAGACCTGCTGCCGCCCCACCTGCTGCCAGACCACCTGCTGCAGGACCACCTGCTGCCGGCCCAGCTGCTGTGT CTGCTGCCGCCCCACCTGCTGCCAGACCACCTGCTGCAGGACCACCTGCTGCCGCCCCAGCTGCTGTGTGTCCAGCTGCTGCCGCCCCTCCTGCTCTAGTTCCAGCTgctgtggctccagctgctgcCGCCCCTCCTGCTGCATCTCTAGCTGCTGCCGCCCCTCCTGCTCTAGTTCCAGCTGCTGTGGCTCTAGCTGCTGCAGGCCCAGCTGCTGTGTGTCCAGCTGCTGCCGCCCCACCTGCTGCCAGACCACCTGCTGCAGGACCACCTGCTGCCGCCCCAGCTGCTGTGTGTCCAGCTGCTGCCGCCCCTCCTGCTGTGGTTCCAGTGGCTGTGGCTCCAGCTGTTGCAGGCCCAGCTGCTGCATCTCTAGCTGCTGCCGCCCCACCTGCTGCCAGACCACCTGCTGCAGGACCACCTGCTGCCGCCCCAGCTGCTCTGTGTCCAGCTGCTGTCGCCCCAGCTGTTGCTAG
- the LOC121474149 gene encoding keratin-associated protein 4-4-like: MVNSCCGSVCSEQGCGQETCCRPTCCQTTCCRTTCCRPSCCVSSCCRPSCCGSSGCGSSCCRPSCCISSCCRPTCCQTTCCRTTCCRPSCCVSSCCRPSCCGSSGCGSSCCRPSCCISSCCRPTCCQTTCCRTTCCRPSCSVSSCCRPSCC; the protein is encoded by the coding sequence ATGGTCAACTCCTGTTGTGGCTCCGTCTGCTCTGAGCAGGGCTGTGGCCAGGAGACCTGCTGCCGCCCCACCTGCTGCCAGACCACCTGCTGCAGGACCACCTGCTGCCGGCCCAGCTGCTGTGTGTCCAGCTGCTGCCGCCCCTCCTGCTGCGGTTCCAGCGgctgtggctccagctgctgcAGGCCCAGCTGCTGCATCTCTAGCTGCTGCCGCCCCACCTGCTGCCAGACCACCTGCTGCAGGACCACCTGCTGCCGCCCCAGCTGCTGTGTGTCCAGCTGCTGCCGCCCCTCCTGCTGTGGTTCCAGTGGCTGTGGCTCCAGCTGTTGCAGGCCCAGCTGCTGCATCTCTAGCTGCTGCCGCCCCACCTGCTGCCAGACCACCTGCTGCAGGACCACCTGCTGCCGCCCCAGCTGCTCTGTGTCCAGCTGCTGTCGCCCCAGCTGTTGCTAG
- the LOC121473602 gene encoding keratin-associated protein 4-3-like isoform X3 — MVNSCCGSVCSEQGCGQETCCRPTCCQTTCCRTTCCRPSCCISSCCRPTCCQTTCCRTTCCRPSCCVSSCCRPSCSSSSCCGSSCCRPSCCISSCCRPSCSSSSCCGSSCCRPSCCVSSCCRPTCCQTTCCRTTCCRPSCCVSSCCRPSCCGSSGCGSSCCRPSCCISSCCRPTCCQTTCCRTTCCRPSCSVSSCCRPSCC; from the exons ATGGTCAACTCCTGTTGTGGCTCCGTCTGCTCTGAGCAGGGCTGTGGCCAGGAGACCTGCTGCCGCCCCACCTGCTGCCAGACCACCTGCTGCAGGACCACCTGCTGCCG GCCCAGCTGCTGCATCTCTAGCTGCTGCCGCCCCACCTGCTGCCAGACCACCTGCTGCAGGACCACCTGCTGCCGCCCCAGCTGCTGTGTGTCCAGCTGCTGCCGCCCCTCCTGCTCTAGTTCCAGCTgctgtggctccagctgctgcCGCCCCTCCTGCTGCATCTCTAGCTGCTGCCGCCCCTCCTGCTCTAGTTCCAGCTGCTGTGGCTCTAGCTGCTGCAGGCCCAGCTGCTGTGTGTCCAGCTGCTGCCGCCCCACCTGCTGCCAGACCACCTGCTGCAGGACCACCTGCTGCCGCCCCAGCTGCTGTGTGTCCAGCTGCTGCCGCCCCTCCTGCTGTGGTTCCAGTGGCTGTGGCTCCAGCTGTTGCAGGCCCAGCTGCTGCATCTCTAGCTGCTGCCGCCCCACCTGCTGCCAGACCACCTGCTGCAGGACCACCTGCTGCCGCCCCAGCTGCTCTGTGTCCAGCTGCTGTCGCCCCAGCTGTTGCTAG
- the LOC121473602 gene encoding keratin-associated protein 4-2-like isoform X1, with translation MVNSCCGSVCSEQGCGQETCCRPTCCQTTCCRTTCCRPSCCVSSCCRPSCCGSSGCGSSCCRPSCCISSCCRPTCCQTTCCRTTCCRPSCCVSSCCRPSCSSSSCCGSSCCRPSCCISSCCRPSCSSSSCCGSSCCRPSCCVSSCCRPTCCQTTCCRTTCCRPSCCVSSCCRPSCCGSSGCGSSCCRPSCCISSCCRPTCCQTTCCRTTCCRPSCSVSSCCRPSCC, from the coding sequence ATGGTCAACTCCTGTTGTGGCTCCGTCTGCTCTGAGCAGGGCTGTGGCCAGGAGACCTGCTGCCGCCCCACCTGCTGCCAGACCACCTGCTGCAGGACCACCTGCTGCCGGCCCAGCTGCTGTGTGTCCAGCTGCTGCCGCCCCTCCTGCTGCGGTTCCAGCGgctgtggctccagctgctgcAGGCCCAGCTGCTGCATCTCTAGCTGCTGCCGCCCCACCTGCTGCCAGACCACCTGCTGCAGGACCACCTGCTGCCGCCCCAGCTGCTGTGTGTCCAGCTGCTGCCGCCCCTCCTGCTCTAGTTCCAGCTgctgtggctccagctgctgcCGCCCCTCCTGCTGCATCTCTAGCTGCTGCCGCCCCTCCTGCTCTAGTTCCAGCTGCTGTGGCTCTAGCTGCTGCAGGCCCAGCTGCTGTGTGTCCAGCTGCTGCCGCCCCACCTGCTGCCAGACCACCTGCTGCAGGACCACCTGCTGCCGCCCCAGCTGCTGTGTGTCCAGCTGCTGCCGCCCCTCCTGCTGTGGTTCCAGTGGCTGTGGCTCCAGCTGTTGCAGGCCCAGCTGCTGCATCTCTAGCTGCTGCCGCCCCACCTGCTGCCAGACCACCTGCTGCAGGACCACCTGCTGCCGCCCCAGCTGCTCTGTGTCCAGCTGCTGTCGCCCCAGCTGTTGCTAG
- the LOC121473602 gene encoding keratin-associated protein 4-12-like isoform X7, with translation MVNSCCGSVCSEQGCGQETCCRPTCCQTTCCRTTCCRPSCCVSSCCRPSCCGSSGCGSSCCRPSCCISSCCRPTCCQTTCCRTTCCRPSCCVPSCCVSSCCRPTCCQTTCCRTTCCRPSCCVSSCCRPSCCGSSGCGSSCCRPSCCISSCCRPTCCQTTCCRTTCCRPSCSVSSCCRPSCC, from the exons ATGGTCAACTCCTGTTGTGGCTCCGTCTGCTCTGAGCAGGGCTGTGGCCAGGAGACCTGCTGCCGCCCCACCTGCTGCCAGACCACCTGCTGCAGGACCACCTGCTGCCGGCCCAGCTGCTGTGTGTCCAGCTGCTGCCGCCCCTCCTGCTGCGGTTCCAGCGgctgtggctccagctgctgcAGGCCCAGCTGCTGCATCTCTAGCTGCTGCCGCCCCACCTGCTGCCAGACCACCTGCTGCAGGACCACCTGCTGCCGCCCCAGCTGCTGTGT GCCCAGCTGCTGTGTGTCCAGCTGCTGCCGCCCCACCTGCTGCCAGACCACCTGCTGCAGGACCACCTGCTGCCGCCCCAGCTGCTGTGTGTCCAGCTGCTGCCGCCCCTCCTGCTGTGGTTCCAGTGGCTGTGGCTCCAGCTGTTGCAGGCCCAGCTGCTGCATCTCTAGCTGCTGCCGCCCCACCTGCTGCCAGACCACCTGCTGCAGGACCACCTGCTGCCGCCCCAGCTGCTCTGTGTCCAGCTGCTGTCGCCCCAGCTGTTGCTAG
- the LOC121473602 gene encoding keratin-associated protein 4-2-like isoform X5: MVNSCCGSVCSEQGCGQETCCRPTCCQTTCCRTTCCRPSCCVSSCCRPSCCGSSGCGSSCCRPSCCISSCCRPTCCQTTCCRTTCCRPSCCVCCGSSCCRPSCCVSSCCRPTCCQTTCCRTTCCRPSCCVSSCCRPSCCGSSGCGSSCCRPSCCISSCCRPTCCQTTCCRTTCCRPSCSVSSCCRPSCC; encoded by the exons ATGGTCAACTCCTGTTGTGGCTCCGTCTGCTCTGAGCAGGGCTGTGGCCAGGAGACCTGCTGCCGCCCCACCTGCTGCCAGACCACCTGCTGCAGGACCACCTGCTGCCGGCCCAGCTGCTGTGTGTCCAGCTGCTGCCGCCCCTCCTGCTGCGGTTCCAGCGgctgtggctccagctgctgcAGGCCCAGCTGCTGCATCTCTAGCTGCTGCCGCCCCACCTGCTGCCAGACCACCTGCTGCAGGACCACCTGCTGCCGCCCCAGCTGCTGTGT CTGCTGTGGCTCTAGCTGCTGCAGGCCCAGCTGCTGTGTGTCCAGCTGCTGCCGCCCCACCTGCTGCCAGACCACCTGCTGCAGGACCACCTGCTGCCGCCCCAGCTGCTGTGTGTCCAGCTGCTGCCGCCCCTCCTGCTGTGGTTCCAGTGGCTGTGGCTCCAGCTGTTGCAGGCCCAGCTGCTGCATCTCTAGCTGCTGCCGCCCCACCTGCTGCCAGACCACCTGCTGCAGGACCACCTGCTGCCGCCCCAGCTGCTCTGTGTCCAGCTGCTGTCGCCCCAGCTGTTGCTAG